Genomic window (Pseudomonas sp. L5B5):
CTCACGATTCCGTATCCATTGTCGCTGCAGCCCACAGCCCTTTTGGTCGCCTGGAAGGCCTGAATCTGGAGGGCCTGATCGTCAAGGTCACCCGCGATGCCCTGGCGGATGCAGCCATCGACGCGGCTGAAATCGACGCGCTGTTTCTCGGGCACTTCAACTCCGGCCTGGTGCCCGACGGCTTTCCCGCTTCGCTGATGCTCCAGGCCGACCCCCAATTGCGCCTCAAGCCGGCCACCCGCTGTGAAAACGCCTGCGCTTCCGGCTCGGCGGCGATCCAGGCCGGGATCAACGCGATCCGCAGTGGCGCCGCCGAACTGGTGCTGGTGGTGGGCGCGGAGAAGATGACCAGCAACAGCACGGCCGAAGTGACCCGGGCCTTGTCCGGTGCCGGCTACCAGAACGATCCCCGGGAGGCCGGCCTGAGCTTCGCCCAGTTGTTCGGCCAGGTGGCGCAGCAGTACACCGAGCGTTACCACAGCCCCTTGGCCTCGATGGCGGCAATCGCGGTGAAGAACCACGCCAACGCCATGGCCAACCCCCTGGCGCAGATGCACCGGGTGATGGACTTCGAACACTGCAACAGCGTCTCCCAGAGCAACCCGCTGATCGCACCGCCGCTGCGCCTGACCGACTGCTCGCTGATCAGCGACGGCGCCGCGGCGATCATCCTGGCTTCGCCGCAGCGCGCCCGTTCGATGCGCCGCCAGGTGGCGATTCGTGCCATGACCCAGGTCAACGACTTCCTGCCCATGGCGAGTCGCGATGTACTGGCCTTCGAGGGGCCGCAACGGGCTATCCACGGTGCGCTGCGCGAGGCGGGGGTGACCCTTGGCGACCTGAGCTTCGCCGAGGTCCATGACTGCTTCACCATCGCCGAACTGCTGATCTATGAAGCCATGGGCCTGGCGCCCAAGGGCGAGGGGCACCGGGCCATCGACGATGGCATCGTGCGACCGGGCGGACGCCTGCCGGTGAACCTGTCCGGCGGGCTCAAGGCCAAGGGGCACCCGGTGGGAGCCACCGGCGTGTCGATGCACGCCCTGGGTTTTGCCCAACTGGTGGGTGAGCCCATCGGCCTGGGCGTGCCCCATGCCGAGTTCGGCCTGCTGTTCAACATGGGCGGCATGGCGGTGGCCAACTACGCCAGCGTCCTGCAAGCCGTGAGGACCTGAAGTGAATATCGCCCATTGGCTGCTCGACGCGGCCCAGCGTTGGCCACGGCGTGCGGCGTTGTTCGAGGGGCTGCGGCGGGTCGCCGACTACCAGACGTTCGCTGTGCAGGCGCGGGCCCGAGCCCTGCAACTGCGCCACGGATTTGGCATCGCGCCCGGCGAGCGGGTGGCGCTGTTGATGAACAACAGCTGCGGTTATCTCGAACTGCTGTATGCCATCTGGTGGAGCGGCGCGGTGGCGGTGCCGATCAACAGCAAGCTGCACGCCCTGGAAGCCGCCTGGATTGCCGGTAATGCCGGAGCGCGGCTGATCTACACCGATGACGGCCGGGTTTTCGAGGGCACAGAGTTGCCGCCCGGCTGCCGCGAGCTGGCGACGCCCGCGTTGGGCACGTTCGTGCCGGTACCGGGAGAGGAACTGCTGGAGCCGCACCCTCGGCAGGACAGCGACCTGGCCTGGCTGTTCTATACCTCGGGCACCACCGGGCGGTCCAAGGGGGTGATGCTGTCCCACGGCAATCTGCTGGCCATGTCCCTGTGCTATCCGCTGGATGTCGATCCGGTGGCCGCTGGTGATGCCGTGGTCTATGCCGCGCCGCTGTCCCACGGCGCCGGGCTGTACAACTTCATCCATGTGCGCTGTGGCGCCCGGCATGTGGTACCGGTGTCCCGCGGGTTCCAGGCGCAGGAGCTGTTCGAGCTGGCGCAGGGCCTGGGCCAGGTCAGCCTGTTCGCCGCGCCGACCATGGTCAAGCGCATGGTGGAGGAGGCCCGGCGACAGGGGTATGACGGGCAGGGGATCAAGACCATCGTCTATGGTGGAGGGCCGATGTACCTGGCAGACCTGGCCCAGGCCCTCGATACCTTCGGTCCGCGCCTGGTGCAGATCTACGGCCAGGGCGAATGTCCGATGACCATCACCGCGCTGTCCCGCGAGACCATCGCCGATCGAGCCCATGCAGACTGGCCGGGCATCGCCGCGTCGGTCGGACGGGCCCAGGCGTGCGTCGAGGTCCGGGTGGTGGATGCCGCGGGCCAACCCCTGGCTCCCGGTGAGCCCGGGGAGATCGCAGTGCGCGGCGCGCCAGTGATGCAGGGCTATTGGGACAATCCGCAAGCGACCCAGGCCGCCCTGGTCGACGGCTGGCTGCGTACCGGCGATATCGGCTTTCTCGACGAGCAGGGCTACCTGAGCCTCACCGACCGCTGCAAGGACGTGATCATTTCCGGCGGCAGCAACATCTACCCGCGTGAAGTCGAAGAAGTGCTGATGCAGCATCCCGAGGTGTTCGAGGCGTGTGTCGTGGGGGAGGCCGACGCCGAGTGGGGCGAGTCGGTGGTGGCCTTCGTGGTGCTGCGCTCAGCTGACAGCCTCGATGCCCAGGCGCTCAACCAGTGGTTTCTGACCTGCATGGCCTCGTTCAAGAAACCGAAGAAGTACCTGTTCTGTACCGAGCTGCCCAAGAACAGCTACGGCAAGATTCTCAAGACCCGCTTGCGCCAGTGGCTCAAGGACCCTTCCCAGTCCCTGACCAACCTCTGAAACACCGTTTTTCATGGATAGCACTACGACAGGAGTCCCCAGCATGGGTGTGCCACTTTCCAACTCCCGACGCCAGCGGCGTCGGGCCTTTATCGGCGCTACTTCCGGTCATTTGATCGAGTGGTACGACTATGGCGTCTACGGTTTCCTGGCCCTGTACATCGGCAAGGCCTTCTTTGTCTCCGACGACCCTACCAGCAGCCTGCTGGCGAGCTTTGCCGCCTTTGCCCTGAGCTTCTTCATCCGTCCCCTGGGCGGTTTGTGCTTCGGCCCCCTGGCCGACAAGATCGGTCGGCGCAAGACGCTGATCACGGTGCTGGTGATGATGTCCGGCTCCACCTGCCTGCTGGGCCTGCTGCCGACCTACGCCAGCATTGGCATCGCCGCGCCGGTGCTGCTGATACTGATCCGCTGCGTGCAGGGGTTCTCCGCCGGAGGCGAGATCGGCACCATCACCAGTTTCATTTCCGAATACGCCGGCCCGGGGCGTCGTGGCTTCGCCACCTGCTGGCTGATGGTCACGGCCGTGCTTGGCCTGCTGCTGGGGGGCGCCGTGGCCAATGGGATGACCTGGACCCTGGGCGCCGAACTGATGCAGGACTGGGGCTGGCGTATCCCGTTCCTGATCGCCGGGCCGCTGGGGCTCATCTCGCTGTACATCCGCCTGAAACTGGAGGACAGCCCCGAGTTCCTGGCCCTGGTCGAGGCCGGCCAGACCTCCAAGGCGCCGCTGCGCGAAGTCTGGCAGTGGAAACGCGCCATTGCCCTGGTGTTTTTCATCATCACCCTGCACAGCTCGATCTTCTACCTGGTGCTGACGTTCGCCTCGACCTACATGTCCAATACCCTCAAGTTCGACAGTGGCACCACCTTGCTCTACGTGTTTGTCGCCAGCCTTTCGGCGGCACTGGTCATGCCTTTCGGAGGTGCCTTCACGGATCGCTACGGGCGCAAGCCGTTCCTGATGGTGATCGGTACCCTGGCGACGCTGGCCATGTACTGGTTCTTCAAGGTCGCCCCCGGCGCCACGCCGGCCACGCTGTTCTGGCCGTTGATGGCGGTGGCGATCCTGTTCGGGCTCTACGCATCGTCGACCTACGCGCTGATGAGCGAGCTGTTGCCGACCCGCATCCGCTCCACCGGCATCGCGGTGGCCTACAACATTCCGGTGGCGGCCTTCGGCGGCAGTGCGCCGCTGATCTCCACCTGGCTGATCAAGGTCACCGGCGACATCACCGCGCCCTGGTATTTCTACGTGGCGACCGGGGTCGCCTCGTTGCTGGCCCTGGTGGTGCTGCGCAAGGAAGACTTCGTCGCCAATACCCATGATGTCCGGCATGAGGTGCCGCCGGTGTCGCCGTTGTTGGCCAATCCATAGCTTGGGGCGGTTTTTTCGAGCCGGCGCCTGAATTTTTCCATTGCCGGGTGTTCCGATGTGCGCAGTAGCACCAGGCTCTGCCCGGGGCTCGTCTCGGGAGCCTGGCAGGAGATTCAGCAAGGGAGTCGGATAAGCGCAATGGATGCACTGGCAGCAGCACGCCTGGGAGACGAAATCGCCCACGGCTTCGGGTTGGCGGCGATGGTGGCCGGGGCAGTGGCGGGTGCCGTGATCGGCGCGGCGATCATCGCCGCCACGGCGGCCACCGGAGGGGTAGCGGCGGTGATCCTCGCCGGTTCGATCGCTGCCGGCGGCCTTTCGATGTTCCAGATCGTCAAGGGCCTGAGCACTATTTTCAACTTGCCCGAACCCACGACGGGGGTACTGGTGCAAGGCAGCTTCAATGTCTATATCAACCGGCGCCAGGCAATGCGCGCCGGCGAAGACAGTTCCTCCTCGTGCAATGGCCTGCCGTTCAATCATCCGCCCTGGCCGTTCCCGGTACTGATAGCCGAAGGCAGCGCCAAGGTCACCATCAACGGCAAGCCGGCCGCGCGGCTGCAAAGCAAGATGGTCTGTGGCGCGCATATCAAGAGCGGCAGCGAGAACACCCTGATCGGTGGTCCGAGCGTGCAGGTGGAGTTTGTCCTCGACCTCGAAGGCTGGATGCACACCGGGTTGGAGTTGCTGGGATTGGGGGCACTGATCGGCGCCGGCGTCCTGGCGGCCTTCGCCGGTCTTGCAGCCTTTGCCGGGTTCGCTGCGGTGACCGGTGCCGCCTTTCTCGGCATGGCGTTGCTGGGCGATCTGGGCGACCGTCTTGGGCCGGGTTACCGCGACCTGCTGCAAGGCGCGGCGGGCATGCTGTTGCTGGGGCTGGGGCCGAAGCTGGCCGGGAGCAAGCGGCCGCCACCACCTGAAGAAGTTTCGGTATTTCACGTCACTGACAGCCCGAAGAAGATCGACGGCGTGCTCAGCGGTATCGATCCGAAGTACCTCAACCCCAACAGCCGTTTCGGCGCGGCTTTTTATGTCGGCGAGAGCCCCAGCACGCCGCTGGCCGAACTGGCCCACCATGGCGTCAAGCCGACCCATGGCATTCGTTTCAAGGTCGATGCCAGCAAGGCCAA
Coding sequences:
- a CDS encoding acetyl-CoA acetyltransferase → MTHDSVSIVAAAHSPFGRLEGLNLEGLIVKVTRDALADAAIDAAEIDALFLGHFNSGLVPDGFPASLMLQADPQLRLKPATRCENACASGSAAIQAGINAIRSGAAELVLVVGAEKMTSNSTAEVTRALSGAGYQNDPREAGLSFAQLFGQVAQQYTERYHSPLASMAAIAVKNHANAMANPLAQMHRVMDFEHCNSVSQSNPLIAPPLRLTDCSLISDGAAAIILASPQRARSMRRQVAIRAMTQVNDFLPMASRDVLAFEGPQRAIHGALREAGVTLGDLSFAEVHDCFTIAELLIYEAMGLAPKGEGHRAIDDGIVRPGGRLPVNLSGGLKAKGHPVGATGVSMHALGFAQLVGEPIGLGVPHAEFGLLFNMGGMAVANYASVLQAVRT
- a CDS encoding class I adenylate-forming enzyme family protein, producing MNIAHWLLDAAQRWPRRAALFEGLRRVADYQTFAVQARARALQLRHGFGIAPGERVALLMNNSCGYLELLYAIWWSGAVAVPINSKLHALEAAWIAGNAGARLIYTDDGRVFEGTELPPGCRELATPALGTFVPVPGEELLEPHPRQDSDLAWLFYTSGTTGRSKGVMLSHGNLLAMSLCYPLDVDPVAAGDAVVYAAPLSHGAGLYNFIHVRCGARHVVPVSRGFQAQELFELAQGLGQVSLFAAPTMVKRMVEEARRQGYDGQGIKTIVYGGGPMYLADLAQALDTFGPRLVQIYGQGECPMTITALSRETIADRAHADWPGIAASVGRAQACVEVRVVDAAGQPLAPGEPGEIAVRGAPVMQGYWDNPQATQAALVDGWLRTGDIGFLDEQGYLSLTDRCKDVIISGGSNIYPREVEEVLMQHPEVFEACVVGEADAEWGESVVAFVVLRSADSLDAQALNQWFLTCMASFKKPKKYLFCTELPKNSYGKILKTRLRQWLKDPSQSLTNL
- a CDS encoding MFS transporter → MGVPLSNSRRQRRRAFIGATSGHLIEWYDYGVYGFLALYIGKAFFVSDDPTSSLLASFAAFALSFFIRPLGGLCFGPLADKIGRRKTLITVLVMMSGSTCLLGLLPTYASIGIAAPVLLILIRCVQGFSAGGEIGTITSFISEYAGPGRRGFATCWLMVTAVLGLLLGGAVANGMTWTLGAELMQDWGWRIPFLIAGPLGLISLYIRLKLEDSPEFLALVEAGQTSKAPLREVWQWKRAIALVFFIITLHSSIFYLVLTFASTYMSNTLKFDSGTTLLYVFVASLSAALVMPFGGAFTDRYGRKPFLMVIGTLATLAMYWFFKVAPGATPATLFWPLMAVAILFGLYASSTYALMSELLPTRIRSTGIAVAYNIPVAAFGGSAPLISTWLIKVTGDITAPWYFYVATGVASLLALVVLRKEDFVANTHDVRHEVPPVSPLLANP
- a CDS encoding PAAR domain-containing protein yields the protein MDALAAARLGDEIAHGFGLAAMVAGAVAGAVIGAAIIAATAATGGVAAVILAGSIAAGGLSMFQIVKGLSTIFNLPEPTTGVLVQGSFNVYINRRQAMRAGEDSSSSCNGLPFNHPPWPFPVLIAEGSAKVTINGKPAARLQSKMVCGAHIKSGSENTLIGGPSVQVEFVLDLEGWMHTGLELLGLGALIGAGVLAAFAGLAAFAGFAAVTGAAFLGMALLGDLGDRLGPGYRDLLQGAAGMLLLGLGPKLAGSKRPPPPEEVSVFHVTDSPKKIDGVLSGIDPKYLNPNSRFGAAFYVGESPSTPLAELAHHGVKPTHGIRFKVDASKAKVLDLTDPAVAKEWGYNGGPITSKTQQIGVDARDQGYNVIRFGSERDPGGVNQAVLDNFNEILTPQIVTPVEP